In Nymphaea colorata isolate Beijing-Zhang1983 chromosome 10, ASM883128v2, whole genome shotgun sequence, the genomic stretch agaaagagacgtGTTGTACATGTTTGACACCTGTCTCTGAGTTTTACGCGCAGTTGCAGAAGAAAACAGACCTGTTCGGGTGTGGCGATCTTTCATATGGGCCACGTCGGTGGGAAGAACCCAATCGTAGGCTTTGACGTACATGGAGCCATACAGCAACTTGCTGAGCACTGTCATGCTCGGATGGTCGTGAAACGGCAGGCTTACTCCGGCCGGGAAACAGAAGACGCCCATCtggaaagaacaaaacaaataacCTCAATGAAGTTCCCTCCTACAGGTTTCAGTAAGGGCAGACAACTGTGTGGAAGGAAACTCACAGAGAAAAACTCTGATTCATAGATATGAATATACGTGATGTTGGACAAGGATTGGCCATCTATCAGTCTTTTGCTTCCAGGGGACTCTGGTGATCCTTCCACATGACCAAACTCATTGATACCAACATCTTCGGCTTCTATTGAATCTGCAGAAGCAACACCAAGAAAGAATATGTGTAAGAGACAGACAGAAAGAtctatagaaagagagagagagaggttgtgTGTGATATCAGATAGAATTGTACCCAATATGCGTCGGAGCCACTGGATCTGTCTGTAAGTGGGAGGGTCCTGGTCTGCGAAGACAGCGTTGCAGGCATCAAAGAGGCGCTGTATTTTGGTGGTCTCGATCGTTGCCATTTCTTGTGGTTGTGGGTGTTCTAGGATTGCATTTGTTGTGCTACTTCTCAGATGCTGGAAGGGAAATGAATAAGTATATATACGTTTAC encodes the following:
- the LOC116262958 gene encoding plant cysteine oxidase 1-like; protein product: MATIETTKIQRLFDACNAVFADQDPPTYRQIQWLRRILDSIEAEDVGINEFGHVEGSPESPGSKRLIDGQSLSNITYIHIYESEFFSMGVFCFPAGVSLPFHDHPSMTVLSKLLYGSMYVKAYDWVLPTDVAHMKDRHTRTVGLAGLAVDEVLEAPCEPSVLFPRSGGNIHSFTALAPSAILDVLSPPYSDEFGRPSTYFNELPIRALPGYAILEERELPKDLTVEGAPYLGPKLMDIEES